ataattattattttgcttgtcttttctttttatatttggtcattcttcaaaatataaaaaaggaaTCAATATTTTAGAGATATATAAACGTGATTCTTTTACCGAAGAAAAAATcctttcaaaatatataaagaatttGTACATTTTGTAAATATAGAAAATTCAACATTTTTAAGATATATAAACGTGATTCTTTTGCTGGAAAAAGGAATcctttcaaaatatataaaagatttgtacttttttatattagatcatttttcaaaatataaaaaatgcaaCATTTTAGAAATGCATAAAACGTCATTCTTTTACTCTAAAAAGAATATCAAAAAGAcaactaataaagaaaatgtGAGTGAGAAATAGAGAATCATCCTAAAAAATAAACATGTAAACCCTATtgcaatttaaaaataaacaataaagaGGATCATCCTAAAAATTCTTCACAATTCACAAAGATACATGGTGGGTTGCCGTACAagcaaaataatattaaaaaaaagtgttaaaTACTTTTTATTCTCAAATAATATGATTTTGACGGAATATATGATTTACTTGTAAATCATATATGATTTTGACGGAATATATGATTTACtttcaaaattatataattgatATGATTTATGTTGATTATAAACTAATTAGATTGTCAATAATTAGAATGAATATTTGCATTTAATATAGATAATTTAGCGTAAATTGATATATAATAACAACTCTCTTTTATCAttgttatgtatttttattctcaaaCACATAATACTACAAGTCAGTTACAATGGTAAAAACACGAAGAAATATTCGAGCTACTTCTGTTGAGGCAAGTTCTATTCCTAACATGAAGATCTGTCAAGAACCAACTGAAATTTTGAACAAGTacgtattattatttttttgtttcttgtattataaatttattttgaatagtcttctataatttattttgctttttatgttttctttcttctttttcaactaatttttATTGTGGCAATAAACAATTGAATCAATTTCGGGGGAACTTTTAAATAGACTAAAGCATCCCTACGTGTTTAAGAGAATAAAGCAATATTTgaagattaattaaaaaaaattctaaaaaaataccATCATAAgactatattatattatttagttgtattaaaaattgaaaatttgaatacgattttaaaaacaaaaagatagtCTTGTAATTCATATTAAGTACTAAAGTCCTTTTAAGCATTACTAGCGTTAAAAAGAACTAAATtacttttatataattaattaaaattttttaattatattagaaattaaaaatttaatataaagttgaaaaaattaaatcctTGTATTTGTTCTAATGTTACAGTGAACCCAATCCATCGTTGAAGGACAGAGTGACTTTAGAGTCATTAGCTAATTCTGTTGAGCAATTGACCCAAATAGTCCAATCTCTTGTTCAACGATTGGAAAATAATGTCAGCTCTCCCTCTAAGGTGTTTAAGGTCTTTGGTTCCAATTCTAAGACTCTTAACCAACAAAGTAGTGCGTCGAATAATCCATTGTTGCTATGCTGTATTGAGAAGGCCAAGACAGATCTGTCCATTCAACATACTTGTATGGTAATCTATTGATGGATAAGTAAGTAGACTCaataagaatattattttttaacgaTGTTGTGGCTTTGTttagctatttttatttatattaatttatcttTGGCAGCTATGAGAAGAATATAGTATTTTCAGGACTTATAGCTCGCAGAGATGTATTCAGGAGCTTGATGCCAGGAAAGCCAATCGTTTCTCTTGTGCTAGACTTAGTAGCAGATATGATGAGGATAGAGTTGACCAGAGAAAGTGGTTATTGGTTTTTACCCACAATTTTTGCGGTCAGTATATAAGAGTgtatactaaaataatattgGTAGTTGTTTTTTGTATTGCGCATATAAACTAGTGGCTTAAATAATGTAGCTGGCAGAGAAGACAAAATTGGATCCCGACCGTCTGCCGCTTTATGTCACACATGTTTATTTGGGCAAAGTTGACTGCTTAAAAAGAGTAAGTTCCCAAtcattttaaattcatattagcaaatattggcataaaataattttaatacctAAAATGACTTTCTCTTGATTAGGTCTTTATCCCTGTATCTGAAACTACTGACGAAGGCCATGAACACTGGTACCTCGTAGTGATTGATCGTGTTAAAAGACAAATAATTTTGCTAGACCCATTACCCATTGAGAAACAGTTCAAGCGAAAGAGGACAGCCTTGAAATTGGTAactatattttccttttttttgttaattatctACAAATATGACTAAAAAAGCAAACTCTAACATAGACATAAATAGGCTATTTATTTGGACGAGGTATTGGAAGATCGTTCATTCTATGACTTTGAGACCACTCCAAATCTGATTTCTTCacagtttgaatttgaagagcCAGAAGGCCTTCCCACCCTCGAAGTTGGATCGTAAGATCGTATAATTAGTAGTTATTGATATGAAATTTATGCAATTATATAATACTCTAATATAGCTTCCTCGATATGTAGGAGTGACGCGGGTGTGTGTGTTGCAAGTTGGATGATAGATTGTTTTGAAGATGATCATTTTAACATAAAGGTAATGTTATGCACTAATCTTTTTCTTCgttctttcttttatatttaggTAGTTAAGCCTAATgtgtaattattcaaattttattaggtAGATGATGGGGTTCGCATGAAGATTGCAGTCTCACTCGTGCTAAAGAATCATAATGTGATCAGAGATAGGGTCAAAGAAAATGCCATTGAAAATCTTAATAAGCTATATGATAATCACTATCGTGATAATTATGAATTTCCACAAGATTAGATTTACAACATaggatatttattattatttttatttttattattttcttgtggGCATATGAGCCGTCTAGTGACATACGacattatattttgtttacgttTGTGTTGGTATTTGTTTGCCGGATTATTTAATGTCTCCATTTGACTATGTATGAATTTATACTCTTTTGGAGATTGAAATTTAGTTCTTTTATACTCTTTTATACTCTTTTGGCCTTAGTATGTTGCATGTCAGTGGTTTTTCTTCAATTGTAGCAATTGGAATGCAACAGAAAGGTTAATCTAGAACCAGGGGACTTCActctttttgattttgttttagaGCCATAAGTAAATGCAAACTCTTAAGTAAATAAATTCAGGTCCACTTTGATATGATGCACAAAATCTGTAtggatttttttctttcctgGTAATATTTTGATCTATTGAATCTAGAAAAGAGGGGAGAAGTTTAATATGCACAAATACTCTCAAACATGTTACATACTAAGGATTGGCACTGACTCAAAAAGAGGAACCCAATATTCCGctttgttttgtaattttttctttctttgttattttcctGTTGTGCCTTATAGTTTAAACAATTTGATGCTTAATAGGATCAAGATTGTTATGAGCTTTCAGCTGAGTATGAAAGGAAGCATAAGACTGAGAAGTTGGAGGAACTTGGGAATATGCTAACTGGTCTTGATGCTGGGGATTCTATTGTCATTGCCAAATCATTTTCCCACATGCTTAATTTGGCTAACTTGGCAGAAGAAGTTCAAATTGCCTACCGAAGAAGGATTAAGCTATTAAAGATGGGCGATTTTGCTGATGAGAACTCTGCCATCACTGAATCTGACATTGAAGAAACCTTCAAGAGGCTTGTCACTGACCTGAAAAAGTCCCCACAGGAAGTGTTTGATGCTTTGAAGGAGCAAACTGTAGATTTGGTCCTAACTGCTCATCCCACTCAGTCCGTTCGTCGATCTCTGCTGCAAAAGCATGGAAGGTTTGTCACTGGACTCAGGAATAATTATAGTCCATTAACTACGAATTTATCATTCCAATTCACCAGAATCTGGAAATCATTGACCTCATTGGTAATCATTGTCCTCTTTATCATGATAAGCAGGAACTTGATGAGGCTCTCCAAAGAGAGGTGCATTCTTGATTTTGTGTCGACACAGCTCTGAAGAACATCGGAATAAATGAGCGTGTCCCATACAATGCCCCtcttattcaattctcttcttgGATGGGAGGAGATCGTGATGGTACCTTACNNNNNNNNNNNNNNNNNNNNNNNNNNNNNNNNNNNNNNNNNNNNNNNNNNNNNNNNNNNNNNNNNNNNNNNNNNNNNNNNNNNNNNNNNNNNNNNNNNNNNNNNNNNNNNNNNNNNNNNNNNNNNNNNNNNNNNNNNNNNNNNNNNNNNNNNNNNNNNNNNNNNNNNNNNNNNNNNNNNNNNNNNNNNNNNNNNNNNNNNNNNNNNNNNNNNNNNNNNNNNNNNNNNNNNNNNNNNNNNNNNNNNNNNNNNNNNNNNNNNNNNNNNNNNNNNNNNNNNNNNNNNNNNNNNNNNNNNNNNNNNNNNNNNNNNNNNNNNNNNNNNNNNNNNNNNNNNNNNNNNNNNNNNNNNNNNNNNNNNNNNNNNNNNNNNNNNNNNNNNNNNNNNNNNNNNNNNNNNNNNNNNNNNNNNNNNNNNNNNNNNNNNNNNNNNNNNNNNNNNNNNNNNNNNNNNNNNNNNNNNNNNNNNNNNNNNNNNNNNNNNNNNNNNNNNNNNNNNNNNNNNNNNNNNNNNNNNNNNNNNNNNNNNNNNNNNNNNNNNNNNNNNNNNNNNNNNNNNNNNNNNNNNNNNNNNNNNNNNNNNNNNNNNNNNNNNNNNNNNNNNNNNNNNNNNNNNNNNNNNNNNNNNNNNNNNNNNNNNNNNNNNNNNNNNNNNNNNNNNNNNNNNNNNNNNNNNNNNNNNNNNNNNNNNNNNNNNNNNNNNNNNNNNNNNNNNNNNNNNNNNNNNNNNNNNNNNNNNNNNNNNNNNNNNNNNNNNNNNNNNNNNNNNNNNNNNNNNNNNNNNNNNNNNNNNNNNNNNNNNNNNNNNNNNNNNNNNNNNNNNNNNNNNNNNNNNNNNNNNNNNNNNNNNNNNNNNNNNNNNNNNNNNNNNNNNNNNNNNNNNNNNNNNNNNNNNNNNNNNNNNNNNNNNNNNNNNNNNNNNNNNNNNNNNNNNNNNNNNNNNNNNNNNNNNNNNNNNNNNNNNNNNNNNNNNNNNNNNNNNNNNNNNNNNNNNNNNNNNNNNNNNNNNNNNNNNNNNNNNNNNNNNNNNNNNNNNNNNNNNNNNNNNNNNNNNNNNNNNNNNNNNNNNNNNNNNNNNNNNNNNNNNNNNNNNNNNNNNNNNNNNNNNNNNNNNNNNNNNNNNNNNNNNNNNNNNNNNNNNNNNNNNNNNNNNNNNNNNNNNNNNNNNNNNNNNNNNNNNNNNNNNNNNNNNNNNNNNNNNNNNNNNNNNNNNNNNNNNNNNNNNNNNNNNNNNNNNNNNNNNNNNNNNNNNNNNNNNNNNNNNNNNNNNNNNNNNNNNNNNNNNNNNNNNNNNNNNNNNNNNNNNNNNNNNNNNNNNNNNNNNNNNNNNNNNNNNNNNNNNNNNNNNNNNNNNNNNNNNNNNNNNNNNNNNNNNNNNNNNNNNNNNNNNNNNNNNNNNNNNNNNNNNNNNNNNNNNNNNNNNNNNNNNNNNNNNNNNNNNNNNNNNNNNNNNNNNNNNNNNNNNNNNNNNNNNNNNNNNNNNNNNNNNNNNNNNNNNNNNNNNNNNNNNNNNNNNNNNNNNNNNNNNNNNNNNNNNNNNNNNNNNNNNNNNNNNNNNNNNNNNNNNNNNNNNNNNNNNNNNNNNNNNNNNNNNNNNNNNNNNNNNNNNNNNNNNNNNNNNNNNNNNNNNNNNNNNNNNNNNNNNNNNNNNNNNNNNNNNNNNNNNNNNNNNNNNNNNNNNNNNNNNNNNNNNNNNNNNNNNNNNNNNNNNNNNNNNNNNNNNNNNNNNNNNNNNNNNNNNNNNNNNNNNNNNNNNNNNNNNNNNNNNNNNNNNNNNNNNNNNNNNNNNNNNNNNNNNNNNNNNNNNNNNNNNNNNNNNNNNNNNNNNNNNNNNNNNNNNNNNNNNNNNNNNNNNNNNNNNNNNNNNNNNNNNNNNNNNNNNNNNNNNNNNNNNNNNNNNNNNNNNNNNNNNNNNNNNNNNNNNNNNNNNNNNNNNNNNNNNNNNNNNNNNNNNNNNNNNNNNNNNNNNNNNNNNNNNNNNNNNNNNNNNNNNNNNNNNNNNNNNNNNNNNNNNNNNNNNNNNNNNNNNNNNNNNNNNNNNNNNNNNNNNNNNNNNNNNNNNNNNNNNNNNNNNNNNNNNNNNNNNNNNNNNNNNNNNNNNNNNNNNNNNNNNNNNNNNNNNNNNNNNNNNNNNNNNNNNNNNNNNNNNNNNNNNNNNNNNNNNNNNNNNNNNNNNNNNNNNNNNNNNNNNNNNNNNNNNNNNNNNNNNNNNNNNNNNNNNNNNNNNNNNNNNNNNNNNNNNNNNNNNNNNNNNNNNNNNNNNNNNNNNNNNNNNNNNNNNNNNNNNNNNNNNNNNNNNNNNNNNNNNNNNNNNNNNNNNNNNNNNNNNNNNNNNNNNNNNNNNNNNNNNNNNNNNNNNNNNNNNNNNNNNNNNNNNNNNNNNNNNNNNNNNNNNNNNNNNNNNNNNNNNNNNNNNNNNNNNNNNNNNNNNNNNNNNNNNNNNNNNNNNNNNNNNNNNNNNNNNNNNNNNNNNNNNNNNNNNNNNNNNNNNNNNNNNNNNNNNNNNNNNNNNNNNNNNNNNNNNNNNNNNNNNNNNNNNNNNNNNNNNNNNNNNNNNNNNNNNNNNNNNNNNNNNNNNNNNNNNNNNNNNNNNNNNNNNNNNNNNNNNNNNNNNNNNNNNNNNNNNNNNNNNNNNNNNNNNNNNNNNNNNNNNNNNNNNNNNNNNNNNNNNNNNNNNNNNNNNNNNNNNNNNNNNNNNNNNNNNNNNNNNNNNNNNNNNNNNNNNNNNNNNNNNNNNNNNNNNNNNNNNNNNNNNNNNNNNNNNNNNNNNNNNNNNNNNNNNNNNNNNNNNNNNNNNNNNNNNNNNNNNNNNNNNNNNNNNNNNNNNNNNNNNNNNNNNNNNNNNNNNNNNNNNNNNNNNNNNNNNNNNNNNNNNNNNNNNNNNNNNNNNNNNNNNNNNNNNNNNNNNNNNNNNNNNNNNNNNNNNNNNNNNNNNNNNNNNNNNNNNNNNNNNNNNNNNNNNNNNNNNNNNNNNNNNNNNNNNNNNNNNNNNNNNNNNNNNNNNNNNNNNNNNNNNNNNNNNNNNNNNNNNNNNNNNNNNNNNNNNNNNNNNNNNNNNNNNNNNNNNNNNNNNNNNNNNNNNNNNNNNNNNNNNNNNNNNNNNNNNNNNNNNNNNNNNNNNNNNNNNNNNNNNNNNNNNNNNNNNNNNNNNNNNNNNNNNNNNNNNNNNNNNNNNNNNNNNNNNNNNNNNNNNNNNNNNNNNNNNNNNNNNNNNNNNNNNNNNNNNNNNNNNNNATTGGAAGGTTATAGAAGAACGGGAAAGAGAGTAAGATGAGGCATAGGAGGCAATAACTTTAATATTCTTGTTATTATAAGGCACTGATAGATAAGCAACAAGGAGTAGCACTGTTGAGAACTAGTAAGTCAACACTAAATAATAcaccacacacacacacacattatGATTAACAAAAAGAACAAAGCATGCTGATAGCACCTTTTAAATTCCaattataaaagaaatgaaTATGTCCCATTATTTGCTTTTATGAGTTTTCCAAACATACATGATGAATTGTGAGGCAACAAAGAGAGATTGAATGAGAGAGACAAATACACAAAAACAACAAAGACCTTATTAAAGCATACATATACCAATCAAGTATATATCATTCCTAATATAACAATTACTTCTTGGGAGCAAGCCTAGACTTGATTTTCTCAATCTCCTTGGTACCAACCTGGAATGCCTTGGTCAACACGTTATCCGGGACCGGTGGGGTGGCAGCAAACAAAGTCAGAGGAATAGACTGTGTTCCAGGCAATTGGCTGTTGAAGGCTGAAATAACTGCAGCAGGTTCATTGGCATTGTTCTTCTGGAAATGAACCAACCCTTTTGGGAAGACAAAGATCTCACCCTTGTAGATGGTCTTTGATATGAGAACATTGGATGTTGTTATGAACCCAACATCAAGTTGACCTTCAAGAACAAACACAATCTCAGTGGCACGTGGGTGTGTGTGGGGTGGGTTGAGTCCACCTGGGGCATAGTCAATGCGTGACAGAGACACACCAAGTGTGTTCAATCCTGGGATCTTTTCAACGTTGGCTCCTGTTACAATGGAACCGAAGGTTGTGTTTGCTGCCACACCTGGTTTTGCTAATATGTTCCCAACAGGACAACAGATTATGAAAACTAATTAACCACAGtaattatctaattaattaattttgtcatTGACCTAATGCACCCAACAATGATGCTACAAGTTTATGTAAGAACTTGTGAAGATTATACTTTACCTGCTTAGATGATGAGGCCTGCTAGGGTGTTTTGTCAGGTCGAACTCGAACTAGCCgtgggaatctaagagatatgcccTTTAGGGGGGGAAAATACAGAGATACACCATTAAAGCCTGTCAATGAAAGTTAAATGCAGCAACTGCTAAAAATAGTGATAAAAAATGAAGGATGAAATTCTGTTTGTCTCTGACGTTTGAGttaagttctaattttgtttCTAACATTGAAATGTCAATTTTTTTCCCGAACGTCTTTTTTTTCATAGCCAAAATGTTGTACACCAAGGTAAAACTCATCATCAGATCACATAAGGATGAAGGAAAATGACTTACATGGATCCCAACACAGGTATAACAATGGGTCAATATTATTGATGCAAAAGAGACGAGATCTACACAatgttttttttagataaaaataatgTTTCTATGTGACTAAATTGTTTTCCTTTACGAAAATAAAGGTGTATATACCTGAAACAGATCCCCAATTGGCTTCCAAACTGTCACACCGGCTACTGGAGTAAACCAAAGCATCGATTCCAGATGAAATATGTTTAACCATGTCATTACCACTTTGATCTTGAACAGGCGTCGCAGAAACCCCAGAAATTTCCTTGCCAGCCTGACCACCTTGATCATGTTTAACAGAAGAATCATTCTGAGCAGCTGGCTCAGAATTTATAGTAGGCAGTGATGAATGCTTCCCAACATCTTCTGTGGCCTTCAGTAATAGTCCTTCATCCTGTGCTGGATGTGATTCAGAAGAAGTACCAACAGATTTATTGCATTCCTCATGTTCTCTGACATCTTCCTGGGTTTCTGATTTAGGATCTATATCTTTGCACTCTATGACCATTGACTTTCCTGTGGGCTCATCGATTACATAATCTGAAATAACCGGTCTTTTCTCCTGATTGCTAGCAGGTTCCCCACATAGATCACGAGTAGTTTTATCAATTTCACCAGCATGCCCATTCTTGGATAAGTCACTTGATTGGTTGACTTCCAATAACATGTCAGTCTGGTTGAGATCATCTTCCAAGTTAGCTCCTTCATCCATTCCATTTACAGCTACACcaattattttagtttcttcATGATGACTTGTGTTGTCTATGCTGATTACACTAGTTTCACTGGTTTCAGCACCGAAGGATTTGTTACCCAGACTTTCATTTAATGactaatcaaataaaagaaggatgtttaagtctttttattaaaattaaatacaatttattttttatttttatttaattaaaagggtgttttagtaaaagtggtgatatattatatatttaaaaaagaaaaaattaaatgctgacGTGGAAAATAAATTCCACATAACTTATTGTTATTTGTCCACGTTTTAAACGTATCGGTACGTATTAATTTATCATCGTACCGTAGCAATCACCTTTCAAGAAAATTATCAAAACGAAATCATATATTTAACAAACTAATTTCCTAATTTATTATTCTGTTACATTATTAAATGTAATTAAAACACAGAATAATGTTCCTATATCAATCTTGGTTATCATCACATATATATAGGCAATGAGGCAATGAGGCAAAGAACCTGAAGCAGTTCTTAATAACATATCGATTCAGTttcttcatctctttccatCGCTATGAGGACTGCCACCTATTCGACGGAACTCACCTACTCTGGAGAACCATCCAAAACGCTTATAATGGAGTATGAACAAACACTTCCTGATGATAACTTCCTCATCAAATTTCGATGTATCAATCAGTTTC
This sequence is a window from Arachis duranensis cultivar V14167 chromosome 2, aradu.V14167.gnm2.J7QH, whole genome shotgun sequence. Protein-coding genes within it:
- the LOC127744912 gene encoding rhicadhesin receptor-like, whose product is CCPVGNILAKPGVAANTTFGSIVTGANVEKIPGLNTLGVSLSRIDYAPGGLNPPHTHPRATEIVFVLEGQLDVGFITTSNVLISKTIYKGEIFVFPKGLVHFQKNNANEPAAVISAFNSQLPGTQSIPLTLFAATPPVPDNVLTKAFQVGTKEIEKIKSRLAPKK
- the LOC127744725 gene encoding uncharacterized protein LOC127744725, coding for MDEGANLEDDLNQTDMLLEVNQSSDLSKNGHAGEIDKTTRDLCGEPASNQEKRPVISDYVIDEPTGKSMVIECKDIDPKSETQEDVREHEECNKSVGTSSESHPAQDEGLLLKATEDVGKHSSLPTINSEPAAQNDSSVKHDQGGQAGKEISGVSATPVQDQSGNDMVKHISSGIDALVYSSSRCDSLEANWGSVSGFNGVSLYFPPLKGISLRFPRLVRVRPDKTP